One Paraburkholderia fungorum genomic region harbors:
- a CDS encoding type 4b pilus protein PilO2: protein MHITGPLPTDKRARLVFGLDWRAYPAKGAKAERRRYADGFGATHYVEFKVGQETIAGFALPESSEIRGLRLYSGAARVALHARVKSRQAALVLLQDGERVHLVFVVRGAVRSDEVLTPEAARDRRDAIRNECQRLNLPLVTLGSGQSIGDIDESFPAASLLEDRKAGRIAKVPAAIPVAIPLTVITVALLAGGSKVYDAMQPPPPPPPHEPTYAEKYADAIRHTFASKPPRASALAPMLVGTLATTETNRTGFRFDTGDCGTSGNCTIKYSREGGTFAGFDREATSSMRPITFDPDGLHLKTRGPVIPPVPSVSSADESTWPSEQVLIELLQTPPQRLSQQPFELDSQGYTVLLQPSKPVLQDQTGAGPRPAHPMRQGDWQIDGFRWQAVLLTRLPSNMALDSLKVEYRVKDPVGIHFTAKGKYYVLD from the coding sequence ATGCATATCACCGGACCACTTCCAACCGACAAAAGGGCCCGACTGGTTTTCGGGCTGGACTGGCGCGCGTATCCGGCCAAAGGTGCCAAAGCGGAGCGCCGCCGGTATGCGGACGGCTTCGGCGCGACGCACTACGTCGAGTTTAAGGTTGGGCAGGAGACGATCGCGGGTTTCGCGCTGCCCGAGTCATCCGAAATCCGGGGACTCAGGCTTTACTCAGGCGCGGCGCGCGTCGCACTGCACGCCCGCGTCAAGTCGAGGCAGGCTGCGCTTGTGCTGCTACAGGATGGTGAACGGGTTCACCTGGTTTTCGTGGTACGCGGGGCCGTGCGCAGCGATGAAGTCCTCACGCCAGAAGCCGCGCGCGACCGGCGCGACGCCATTCGCAATGAATGCCAGCGCCTGAACCTTCCGCTCGTCACGCTTGGCTCGGGACAGTCGATCGGCGACATCGACGAGAGTTTCCCGGCCGCCTCCCTGCTGGAGGACCGGAAAGCAGGACGCATTGCGAAAGTGCCGGCTGCCATTCCGGTTGCGATACCGCTTACCGTCATCACCGTTGCGCTCCTCGCTGGCGGAAGCAAAGTCTACGACGCGATGCAGCCGCCGCCACCGCCGCCACCGCATGAGCCGACGTATGCCGAAAAGTACGCGGATGCCATCCGTCACACCTTCGCTTCGAAGCCGCCCCGCGCCAGTGCGCTCGCGCCGATGCTGGTCGGGACACTTGCGACCACTGAAACCAATCGCACAGGTTTCCGCTTTGATACCGGCGACTGCGGCACCTCTGGCAACTGCACGATCAAATACAGCCGGGAAGGGGGGACGTTTGCGGGCTTTGACCGTGAGGCGACGTCCTCCATGCGTCCGATCACTTTCGATCCGGACGGACTGCATCTGAAAACCCGTGGTCCTGTCATTCCCCCAGTGCCTTCGGTGTCGTCAGCCGATGAGAGCACATGGCCGTCAGAGCAGGTGCTGATCGAGCTGCTGCAGACCCCACCGCAGCGCCTGTCACAACAGCCGTTCGAACTCGATAGCCAGGGTTACACCGTCCTGCTGCAGCCGTCGAAGCCGGTGCTCCAGGACCAGACAGGCGCGGGTCCGCGACCCGCGCATCCGATGCGTCAGGGCGACTGGCAGATCGATGGCTTCAGATGGCAGGCGGTGTTACTCACCCGCCTGCCTTCGAACATGGCGCTCGACAGTCTGAAAGTCGAATACCGGGTCAAGGATCCGGTCGGCATCCATTTCACCGCGAAGGGCAAATACTATGTTCTCGACTAA
- a CDS encoding TrbI/VirB10 family protein: protein MAQQNTQPTGDQAAIVKGKSPRNALISAGVVAAVVIAGLGFYYQVKESGQLEEEAKLQKKAKAAEVVDKTNNTQDVDKIIEEQQSDARRIAASEARAAVAPRSTGSPDTKPGITADDFNNEERTHEIKAQSDSDAIFASPIFRAGLKVKDTQQQQQIPQLAGILTPQQVAAQQAAAQQAATGSANAQAAALVASGQQAGRGGLASTQDQDTAFMRNAGAQSADGQDFARAGFVGQAHGCVLSPPHHIPVLSMEGLNSDRPGTAALLVEKDVYDSIRGDCLMIPKGTTITAPYSSDIKPGQESILVAATEMRLPNGKHVPLFGGQGADADGAAGFSGDVNNHFLKIFGTSFLTAILLRKFDGGDTSTTTGPLGVTQVGSTGGQVAAQTAQSVLDRYKNIPPTITTDLGQHHFMIKVNRDIYMEPYRGD, encoded by the coding sequence ATGGCACAACAGAATACGCAACCAACCGGCGATCAGGCTGCGATCGTCAAGGGGAAATCACCTCGCAACGCGCTTATCAGCGCGGGCGTCGTCGCGGCCGTCGTCATCGCGGGACTTGGTTTCTACTACCAGGTGAAAGAGAGCGGGCAGCTCGAAGAAGAGGCCAAACTGCAAAAAAAGGCCAAGGCAGCCGAGGTGGTCGACAAAACCAATAACACGCAGGACGTCGACAAGATCATCGAGGAGCAGCAGTCGGACGCGCGCCGCATCGCGGCGTCTGAAGCACGCGCGGCAGTTGCGCCCCGCTCGACAGGGTCGCCTGATACGAAGCCTGGCATCACAGCGGATGACTTCAATAACGAAGAGCGAACACACGAGATCAAGGCGCAATCCGATTCGGATGCCATCTTCGCCTCCCCGATCTTCCGTGCCGGCTTGAAAGTCAAGGACACGCAGCAACAACAGCAGATTCCGCAACTGGCCGGCATCCTGACACCGCAACAGGTTGCCGCACAGCAGGCAGCCGCTCAGCAGGCCGCGACGGGCTCGGCGAATGCACAGGCTGCCGCGCTCGTCGCGTCCGGGCAGCAGGCAGGACGAGGTGGTCTCGCAAGCACACAGGATCAGGATACGGCGTTCATGCGTAACGCCGGTGCACAGTCGGCCGACGGGCAGGATTTCGCACGCGCGGGTTTCGTCGGGCAGGCGCACGGCTGTGTGCTTTCGCCACCGCATCATATTCCGGTGCTGTCGATGGAAGGGTTGAATTCGGATCGCCCGGGCACCGCTGCGCTACTCGTTGAGAAGGATGTGTACGACAGCATCCGCGGCGACTGTCTCATGATTCCCAAGGGCACGACGATCACAGCGCCCTACAGCTCCGATATCAAGCCAGGTCAGGAAAGCATCCTCGTTGCGGCCACTGAGATGCGCCTGCCGAATGGCAAGCACGTCCCCCTCTTTGGTGGACAGGGTGCGGACGCCGACGGCGCCGCGGGGTTTTCGGGTGACGTCAACAACCACTTCCTCAAGATATTCGGCACGTCGTTCCTGACCGCAATCCTGCTGCGTAAATTCGACGGTGGCGACACGTCGACCACGACAGGCCCGCTCGGTGTCACCCAGGTGGGCAGCACCGGCGGACAGGTCGCGGCGCAGACGGCCCAGTCGGTTCTGGACCGCTACAAGAACATTCCACCGACCATTACGACGGATCTTGGTCAGCACCACTTCATGATCAAGGTCAACCGCGACATCTACATGGAGCCATATCGCGGTGACTAA
- a CDS encoding TrbG/VirB9 family P-type conjugative transfer protein — protein sequence MMIDSRALALWVTAAACAVVVSVPAVAATSPDIASAISDPMSPINPYNVGTDPITMPGDARMAVFPYSRDQIYRIMTAPLKNTTIELARGELLVTDPALGDSIQWIVDTDGANHVFIKPIKPGLVNTLHLTTNQREYDMTLVSSPMGGLFYQTVRFNYPSSLMAKVRAREDRADAAAGEGAGVSATDSGPIGVSPDKLNFGYTVSGSAPFRPETVFDDGKSVWLRLPADAPFAVPIVKDHGDVITPNFIRRGQYIVVQEMANEIVLRAADDKVTITRRRPGLFGF from the coding sequence ATGATGATCGATTCCCGCGCGCTCGCCCTGTGGGTTACCGCTGCCGCATGCGCAGTGGTCGTGTCTGTGCCTGCCGTTGCCGCCACTTCGCCGGATATCGCCAGTGCCATCAGCGACCCGATGAGTCCAATTAACCCCTACAACGTCGGCACCGATCCAATCACGATGCCAGGTGACGCCCGCATGGCGGTCTTTCCGTACAGCCGCGATCAGATCTACCGGATCATGACCGCGCCGCTGAAGAATACGACCATCGAGCTGGCGCGTGGCGAGCTGCTCGTCACCGATCCGGCGCTGGGCGACTCCATCCAGTGGATCGTGGATACGGACGGCGCGAACCACGTCTTCATCAAGCCGATCAAGCCGGGTCTCGTCAACACGCTGCACCTGACGACCAACCAGCGGGAGTACGACATGACGCTCGTCTCGTCGCCGATGGGCGGGTTGTTTTATCAGACCGTGCGATTCAACTACCCCAGCTCGCTGATGGCAAAGGTCCGCGCCCGTGAAGACCGGGCGGATGCGGCGGCAGGAGAGGGCGCAGGAGTATCCGCAACCGATTCAGGACCCATCGGCGTCTCGCCCGACAAGCTCAACTTCGGCTATACGGTGTCGGGCTCTGCACCGTTCCGTCCCGAAACCGTGTTCGACGATGGCAAGTCGGTCTGGCTGCGCCTGCCTGCAGATGCGCCGTTTGCCGTGCCGATCGTCAAGGATCACGGCGATGTCATCACGCCCAACTTCATTCGTCGCGGCCAGTACATCGTTGTGCAGGAAATGGCTAACGAGATCGTTCTGCGCGCGGCGGACGACAAGGTCACGATCACGCGTCGCAGGCCCGGCCTCTTCGGCTTCTGA
- a CDS encoding secretin N-terminal domain-containing protein — MIRHLKFKFLTASVASFVLAGCAVTQEDVNSAYDAAHRAMNAATANGPESMALVEDVPNAFLGDRLVPVAYEAGLPAVFRDKSVTFPANIKLRTLATMVSSATGYPVHLSPDVFIPRDTLIPHVGSDGKGAGLSLGKTSEEPVYAQPFAGNVGMYLRNVTEDLGLDWSFDGSTINVTRFVTRMFQIAAIPGKVSIRSTMSKGMDTSTGNQANGSGGSSGGNTGSFSAITSTGREGEFDQMKIIGDALGKLKSPMGNIVVNPQSRLVMVYDTKEAADRMGQFLTRENAISTRQVAVRVRTLQIALNNGSQAGLNADVVFNSIQGGLAKYAISFTSPTSLSSGGGSVGLSVLRPDAPLSGTNAVINALNSYGKTVQDNTLTKMTLNGLPVSVASFQSDDYLRSTQASSGSLTGTSGGVPGLTPGTVTTGDFVNVLPSVNDHNQIILAYWSDSSKLNGPFTSASVGSGETQQQIQLAHTTGSKDDQTVALADGQTVVLYGAITDHADSTTNGGIAGITGIWNKTRTFQVIMLTATVVPSM, encoded by the coding sequence ATGATCCGTCATCTGAAATTTAAATTCCTCACGGCGTCGGTCGCTTCGTTCGTACTCGCCGGATGCGCGGTCACGCAGGAAGACGTCAATAGCGCCTATGACGCCGCGCATCGTGCGATGAATGCTGCGACCGCCAACGGCCCGGAATCGATGGCGCTCGTTGAAGACGTGCCCAATGCGTTCCTTGGCGACAGGCTGGTGCCGGTGGCTTATGAGGCCGGTCTTCCCGCAGTGTTTCGCGACAAGAGCGTCACGTTCCCCGCGAACATCAAGCTGAGGACGCTCGCGACCATGGTATCGAGCGCGACTGGTTACCCGGTGCATCTGAGCCCCGACGTGTTCATCCCACGTGACACGTTGATCCCGCACGTGGGTAGTGATGGAAAGGGTGCGGGCCTCTCCTTGGGCAAGACGTCGGAAGAGCCAGTCTACGCGCAGCCGTTCGCCGGGAACGTCGGCATGTATTTGCGCAACGTGACCGAGGACCTGGGTCTCGACTGGTCATTCGACGGATCCACGATCAACGTGACGCGTTTCGTGACGCGCATGTTCCAGATCGCGGCGATCCCCGGCAAGGTGTCGATCCGTTCAACGATGTCGAAGGGGATGGACACCTCCACCGGCAATCAGGCGAACGGCAGCGGAGGCAGCTCGGGCGGTAATACGGGCTCGTTCTCCGCGATCACGTCGACTGGCCGTGAGGGCGAGTTCGACCAGATGAAGATCATCGGTGACGCGCTTGGCAAACTCAAGTCGCCGATGGGCAACATCGTGGTCAATCCGCAGAGCCGCCTCGTGATGGTGTACGACACGAAGGAGGCCGCCGACCGCATGGGGCAGTTTCTGACCCGCGAGAACGCGATTTCGACCCGTCAGGTGGCGGTCCGCGTGCGCACGCTGCAGATCGCGCTGAACAACGGCAGTCAGGCTGGCCTGAACGCCGACGTAGTGTTCAACAGCATCCAGGGTGGCCTCGCGAAATATGCGATCAGTTTCACGTCGCCGACTTCGCTCTCGTCGGGCGGTGGTTCGGTTGGCCTGTCGGTGTTGCGCCCGGACGCACCGTTGTCAGGCACCAACGCAGTCATCAACGCGCTGAACAGCTACGGCAAGACTGTGCAGGACAACACGCTGACCAAGATGACGCTCAACGGTCTGCCGGTGTCGGTGGCCTCGTTCCAGAGCGATGACTATCTGCGCTCGACCCAGGCGTCTTCCGGCAGCCTGACAGGCACCTCGGGCGGTGTACCTGGCCTGACGCCGGGAACCGTCACGACGGGAGACTTCGTGAACGTGCTGCCGTCGGTGAACGATCACAACCAGATCATTCTCGCGTACTGGAGCGACAGCTCGAAACTGAATGGACCGTTCACGAGTGCCAGCGTGGGTTCTGGTGAGACGCAACAGCAGATCCAGCTCGCGCATACGACCGGTAGCAAGGACGATCAGACGGTCGCGCTCGCCGATGGCCAGACGGTCGTCCTGTACGGCGCGATCACGGACCATGCTGACAGCACGACCAACGGCGGTATTGCTGGTATCACCGGTATCTGGAATAAGACGCGCACCTTTCAGGTCATCATGCTGACGGCGACCGTCGTCCCGTCGATGTGA
- a CDS encoding type IV secretion system protein gives MRLFRNKKQVALAVAPGGYSEDDPEKIIFDNGARLRVEANHWKTFCFILAVITAGAVYSRNPPPSVVKAYGVSSDVNGHAVVTQLTAYKPDDQSIRTALRETVERWWTIEPVLTDDIQSSRMAKNINAAKAMMVGNARNQFAEWIKSDAPFQAITLNPKLVREPKVTNIALLEDSTAVVEFTASTTQSPTDKPVVQKYAVTLRYQIVPPASEDALGTNPFGVFYPLFTVQKTQ, from the coding sequence ATGCGTCTCTTCCGAAACAAAAAACAGGTTGCCCTTGCCGTCGCCCCAGGCGGTTACTCCGAAGACGATCCCGAAAAGATCATCTTTGATAACGGCGCGCGTCTGCGTGTCGAGGCCAATCACTGGAAGACGTTCTGCTTCATTCTCGCGGTGATCACGGCGGGCGCAGTGTATTCACGCAACCCACCGCCGTCCGTCGTCAAGGCGTATGGCGTCTCTTCCGACGTCAACGGGCACGCGGTCGTCACCCAACTGACGGCCTACAAGCCGGACGATCAATCCATTCGCACCGCGCTGAGGGAGACCGTTGAGCGCTGGTGGACCATCGAACCGGTCTTGACCGACGACATCCAGAGCTCGCGCATGGCGAAGAACATCAACGCAGCCAAGGCAATGATGGTCGGCAATGCCAGAAACCAGTTTGCCGAATGGATCAAGAGTGACGCGCCATTCCAGGCGATCACGCTCAATCCCAAGCTCGTACGCGAGCCGAAGGTCACCAATATTGCATTGCTGGAGGATTCGACAGCGGTCGTTGAATTCACGGCAAGCACGACCCAGTCACCGACCGACAAGCCGGTCGTGCAGAAGTACGCGGTGACTCTCCGGTACCAGATCGTTCCGCCTGCCTCAGAGGACGCACTCGGCACCAACCCCTTCGGCGTGTTCTATCCGCTGTTCACCGTCCAGAAGACCCAATGA
- a CDS encoding replication initiation protein encodes MSIGQVATSRQLALALFDDANAEDLPVDAARSDVGFARKNVLIRIVDLGVAARRLIDAAYFIVAQDEKVRDLYDVELDYFKWLMRYSSRNNTHLEQVITEAQRALIQATAAPDADGEKPFGSVQLIGRISYASGRFQFRVPPDLVGIIRGPGKSHWLSLRITSLFSLSYARVMYDHLLPYADEGETDWLALEELRSWQGAMGAKAHEFKYFKRDWLSPAVDQINEVSDLKLSYETRNEQGSRKIGRLKFRIERKEMAERVLQTHEQAQEIYQTLKQEFGLSSTQLNQIAAQRETFTDDRLQQAIERTRFSLKLGKVSKSPAGFFMKALKEGWIVSDAERKMIEVQESLALHEQREVAVKQQAVTQIALRVAAQDVDAHDRRVNEIRLGWDAYEAAGPRQREEWRRTYKTTPAGKLTLRRLGIDPAVDLTEQTIGRYPDLKDGFAGYVFNRAKSVKSKS; translated from the coding sequence ATGTCGATAGGGCAGGTAGCCACGTCGCGGCAGCTAGCCCTAGCTTTGTTCGACGATGCCAATGCGGAGGACCTCCCGGTTGACGCGGCTCGTTCGGACGTCGGTTTCGCACGAAAGAATGTTCTTATCCGTATTGTTGACTTGGGAGTCGCGGCTCGACGTTTGATTGACGCGGCGTACTTCATCGTCGCGCAAGACGAGAAGGTTCGCGACTTGTATGACGTGGAGTTGGACTATTTCAAGTGGCTTATGCGCTACTCCAGTCGCAACAACACGCATCTCGAGCAGGTCATCACTGAGGCGCAGAGGGCATTGATTCAAGCGACCGCCGCGCCGGACGCGGACGGCGAGAAGCCTTTCGGTTCTGTCCAATTGATCGGTCGTATATCCTACGCCAGTGGTCGGTTTCAGTTCCGGGTGCCACCCGACCTCGTAGGCATTATTAGAGGTCCCGGGAAATCACATTGGTTAAGCCTGCGCATTACCTCTCTGTTTTCGCTCAGCTACGCTCGGGTGATGTATGACCATCTGCTGCCCTATGCTGACGAAGGTGAGACTGATTGGCTCGCTCTGGAAGAATTACGCTCGTGGCAGGGGGCGATGGGGGCGAAGGCACACGAGTTCAAGTATTTCAAACGGGACTGGCTCTCGCCGGCCGTTGATCAGATCAACGAAGTATCTGATCTGAAGCTCTCTTACGAGACACGAAATGAGCAGGGCTCTCGCAAGATTGGCCGCTTGAAGTTTCGCATCGAGCGAAAAGAAATGGCGGAACGAGTTCTCCAAACGCACGAGCAGGCCCAAGAGATCTACCAGACGTTGAAGCAGGAATTCGGCTTGTCCAGCACCCAGCTGAATCAGATTGCCGCTCAGCGCGAGACCTTCACAGACGACCGATTGCAGCAAGCGATCGAGCGTACCCGCTTCAGCTTGAAACTGGGCAAGGTGTCTAAAAGCCCAGCGGGCTTCTTTATGAAAGCCTTAAAAGAAGGGTGGATCGTCTCTGACGCGGAACGCAAGATGATCGAGGTTCAGGAAAGTCTCGCCTTACATGAGCAGCGCGAGGTTGCCGTAAAGCAGCAGGCAGTCACTCAGATAGCACTGCGCGTTGCCGCCCAAGATGTAGACGCGCATGATCGTCGAGTCAATGAGATTCGACTGGGGTGGGACGCGTATGAAGCAGCAGGGCCGAGGCAGCGAGAAGAGTGGCGGCGCACGTACAAGACGACCCCGGCCGGTAAATTGACTTTACGTCGGCTTGGTATTGACCCGGCAGTCGACCTAACAGAACAGACGATTGGACGGTATCCCGACCTGAAGGACGGATTCGCAGGGTACGTTTTTAACAGGGCGAAATCCGTTAAGTCTAAGAGCTGA
- a CDS encoding toxin co-regulated pilus biosynthesis Q family protein has translation MNQTIPTTRCSGLVTKLLAALLLAGLNSPGHAAQSPATDGWQMLSATTPGSGSSSNAAAPAAALANLAVPQAMSTPSPSLAESAVVLPGAPSVPADDLTLSVTPQDINLRNALDRWLQTQGWQLAWKIDDDLPLEFNASFSGDFTAVLTQVMKATNHMRTPTRICRHTNHVIRVIARAANCQD, from the coding sequence ATGAACCAGACAATTCCCACGACGCGTTGCAGCGGCCTTGTCACGAAACTGTTGGCCGCGCTGCTGCTCGCTGGCCTGAACTCTCCAGGCCATGCCGCACAGTCGCCTGCTACTGACGGCTGGCAGATGCTTTCCGCGACCACACCCGGTAGTGGATCGTCGTCCAACGCTGCCGCACCGGCTGCTGCACTCGCGAACCTCGCAGTGCCGCAGGCAATGTCCACACCGTCGCCTTCTCTGGCCGAGTCCGCGGTGGTGCTTCCCGGTGCACCGAGCGTCCCGGCAGATGACCTGACGCTTTCCGTCACGCCGCAGGACATCAATCTGCGCAATGCGCTTGACCGTTGGCTGCAAACGCAGGGTTGGCAGCTCGCCTGGAAGATCGACGACGACCTCCCGCTCGAATTCAATGCGTCGTTCAGCGGCGATTTCACGGCAGTGCTGACCCAGGTCATGAAAGCGACCAATCACATGCGCACCCCGACCCGCATCTGCCGGCACACCAACCACGTCATTCGCGTCATCGCGCGCGCAGCGAACTGCCAGGACTGA
- a CDS encoding TrbG/VirB9 family P-type conjugative transfer protein, with protein MKHTVSRIALACVALLNAITSHAANTDPFDFDYEISGGISERPALIFNDGSKTYIQPRAGQVITAQEGHREGPYVVVDGTPETITYSVAGRNATARWTKANTFIGDGAHGALAALRDDQPAAFDGFTNRLALIGTRGALEPVRNLDSTMPVGSIVKALVPQGWTGSAQKDVDLNNASAFATRARENWMQALDRLMSQTGLYADVDFNARHVRLHRDTPKSAALNYAVGQQPSAATSPIALVPGSPATVAQPSLLAQRFGAQAIRDGDDAHTQIRFASRPAKDLQFRDMSGNSLHPKWDDAAKVMTIDRTSPFVVADASASVEMSRTAAWVYDFDAASPAHLEAVFDHDGETYFKFAESVVAVTVADTHHLGSGEQKGRYYRFRGTAEQFIVVADGNTVNVVRRRELKYVEGAATATADASGVKPATDTTGATGTGITNTVATTAVLP; from the coding sequence ATGAAGCACACCGTTTCCCGTATTGCACTGGCCTGCGTCGCGTTGCTCAACGCGATCACGTCGCATGCTGCAAACACCGACCCGTTCGATTTCGACTATGAAATATCCGGCGGTATCTCGGAGCGGCCGGCGCTTATCTTCAACGATGGTTCGAAGACGTACATCCAGCCCCGCGCAGGGCAGGTGATCACCGCGCAGGAAGGCCACCGCGAAGGTCCGTATGTCGTGGTCGACGGAACGCCGGAGACGATCACGTACAGCGTGGCCGGCCGAAACGCGACTGCGCGCTGGACGAAGGCGAATACGTTCATCGGCGATGGCGCACATGGGGCGCTCGCTGCTCTGCGCGACGATCAGCCGGCAGCGTTCGACGGATTTACGAATCGCCTCGCGCTGATTGGTACGCGCGGCGCATTGGAGCCAGTGCGGAACCTGGATTCAACGATGCCGGTAGGCAGTATCGTGAAGGCGCTGGTGCCGCAGGGCTGGACCGGCTCCGCGCAGAAGGATGTCGATCTGAACAATGCGTCTGCGTTCGCTACCCGTGCCCGCGAGAACTGGATGCAGGCGCTGGACCGCCTGATGTCGCAGACCGGGCTGTATGCCGATGTTGATTTCAATGCACGGCACGTGCGACTGCATCGCGATACGCCCAAGTCGGCCGCACTGAACTACGCCGTCGGCCAACAACCGTCAGCGGCAACGTCCCCGATCGCGCTTGTCCCCGGCTCGCCCGCAACGGTCGCGCAACCGTCGCTTCTGGCGCAGCGTTTTGGTGCGCAGGCCATCCGCGATGGTGACGATGCTCACACGCAGATCCGGTTTGCCTCCCGACCCGCGAAGGATCTTCAGTTCCGCGATATGAGCGGCAACTCCCTCCATCCAAAGTGGGATGACGCCGCAAAGGTGATGACGATTGACCGCACGTCACCCTTCGTTGTTGCGGACGCTTCAGCCAGCGTGGAGATGAGCCGGACCGCGGCATGGGTCTATGACTTTGACGCGGCGAGCCCGGCTCACCTTGAGGCCGTGTTCGATCACGACGGTGAGACCTACTTCAAGTTCGCTGAATCCGTCGTGGCGGTGACCGTTGCGGACACTCACCACCTGGGTTCGGGGGAGCAGAAGGGCCGTTACTACCGTTTCCGGGGAACGGCAGAACAGTTCATCGTCGTCGCGGATGGCAACACCGTGAATGTCGTGCGTCGGCGCGAGCTGAAATACGTTGAAGGGGCCGCCACTGCCACGGCAGACGCGTCCGGTGTAAAGCCTGCAACAGACACGACAGGCGCGACAGGCACAGGCATCACGAATACCGTTGCGACGACCGCGGTGCTCCCATGA
- a CDS encoding transglycosylase SLT domain-containing protein — protein MTKPLVRSLALAAAFAVSAAAANSSFAATVTIEHVISPTSIVLASSGTRKVVTLAGKPVFYCGLTAFSKWAAPLAGQRVSSTPETGMTVAIDSRPTSLEQMLVARGWLEPTQLDDDAEAAITEGRGGWACASATTPFELMHTSVDPKVLAGIALNESGLNGRAWPWTLNVAGQGFFFRSRMDAYRAIQSLIAAGRNDFDVGLMQINWRCHGYRFTSAWDALRPSTNIRVAEIILNENYSRTHSVAKAIAWYHSANPAPGQAYLARFARHLNQIQAGL, from the coding sequence GTGACTAAGCCACTCGTTCGCAGCCTTGCGCTTGCCGCTGCCTTTGCAGTTTCTGCAGCTGCTGCCAACAGCAGTTTTGCGGCGACTGTCACCATCGAACATGTCATCAGCCCAACGAGCATCGTGCTAGCCAGCTCGGGCACGCGCAAAGTCGTGACGCTTGCGGGCAAGCCGGTCTTCTATTGCGGCCTGACGGCATTCTCGAAATGGGCTGCGCCGCTGGCCGGTCAGCGTGTGTCGAGCACCCCGGAAACTGGCATGACCGTGGCGATCGATTCCCGGCCGACCTCGCTTGAACAGATGCTGGTCGCGCGCGGGTGGCTCGAGCCGACGCAACTGGACGACGACGCCGAGGCGGCGATCACCGAAGGGCGTGGCGGGTGGGCGTGCGCCAGCGCGACGACTCCATTCGAGCTGATGCACACGAGCGTTGATCCGAAAGTGCTGGCCGGCATCGCGCTGAATGAATCCGGCCTGAACGGCCGCGCCTGGCCGTGGACGCTGAACGTCGCGGGGCAGGGCTTCTTTTTCAGAAGCCGGATGGACGCATACCGTGCGATCCAATCGCTGATCGCGGCTGGCCGCAACGACTTCGATGTCGGGCTGATGCAGATCAACTGGCGGTGCCATGGGTATCGATTTACCTCTGCGTGGGATGCCTTGCGGCCTTCGACCAATATCCGCGTCGCGGAAATCATCCTCAACGAGAACTACAGCCGGACGCACTCGGTCGCGAAGGCCATTGCCTGGTACCACAGCGCCAATCCGGCACCGGGCCAGGCGTACCTCGCGCGTTTCGCGCGGCACCTCAACCAGATTCAGGCAGGCCTATGA
- a CDS encoding lytic transglycosylase domain-containing protein, with product MSRLARVLMSLIAGALATPCVADCLDDAAAYRHLNPALVRAVAQHESGMRATAVNINSNGSEDIGLMQINSSWLPTLSRFGIRREHLFDACVNAYVGTWILASNCHRLGATWKCVGAYNAVSPQKQLTYANAIYRILQRAGN from the coding sequence ATGAGTCGCCTCGCGCGCGTTCTGATGAGCCTGATCGCGGGAGCGCTCGCCACACCCTGCGTCGCTGACTGTCTGGACGATGCGGCGGCGTACCGCCATCTGAATCCCGCGCTCGTGCGTGCCGTTGCCCAGCACGAGTCAGGCATGCGTGCGACTGCTGTGAACATCAACAGCAACGGGTCTGAAGACATCGGCCTCATGCAGATCAACTCATCTTGGCTGCCGACGCTCAGTCGTTTCGGCATCCGGCGTGAGCACCTCTTCGACGCATGCGTGAACGCTTATGTCGGCACCTGGATCCTCGCGTCGAACTGTCACCGCTTGGGCGCGACATGGAAGTGTGTCGGGGCCTACAACGCGGTCTCGCCGCAAAAGCAACTCACCTATGCGAATGCCATCTATCGAATCCTGCAGCGCGCAGGGAACTGA